The DNA region AACTTCTTCGCCCACCGCAAGAAGCACCACGATTCCGCGACCAAAGACACACATCACCTGGGCCAGTCACGCGTAGCTGTTTCGAGCCTGTTGGCACATGCGCGGTGCGAGGAAACACAAAGAATTTCAGACACACAGATCCGCtgatctgcatgcacacagttTTAAATGAGAATGACGCCGCACGCAGGCGTACCGCGCTTGCCGTGCAAAATGGTTCGAATTTCAAAAGAGAGGCCTCGCGCGATTCTTGAACTACCGAAACCTTAacgggaaagcgaagaagcttCGCCTGCAGAAAGTAAGGAAGATCATCGCTCGAGGTAGCCAGCGAAAAGACACCGGAGGTCTGTAGAATGATGACATGCGAAATCGCTGCATGCCTCTGTGGCAGCATCGCTTCGATCGACTCGGCGAACGGCCCAAAGGGCAGTAGTGTCTCTGAATCTCAATCGTTTCATTGTGGCGTCTAGCCTTGTTGAACGTCCAGTTTTCTGGCAGTTTTCGTGTGGACTTTGCAAACAGAACGTGCGTAACGGCGAGACGCTTCCGTAGTCCCGTGTTGTGCTCTGCTGGGCAGCTGAGGGGGTTTTCCTGAGGAAACAGCGCGGCGGGCCCCAactggagacggcggcaaTTGTGTCTCGTTTCGCTTGTTCTTTTTGCCATCCAAAAAGCAACTGTCGGTAGCACTGAACCACTTCGTCGTGGAGCTCTTTTGCTGCTGGAACTGGCCTTACTCGATTTCGCGGCCGTGTCCACGCTTCTGCTTCATTTTTGTAGACCAGCGACCGGACAGCAGTGGCAAAACTGAGAGACTGACAACTGCGAAAAGACTCACATGTCAATCCAGTTCAAGCACTGGCCAGTGTGCACATGTTCTGACGTGTAGATGTCTGTATCGGAGGACCGCTGCAGGGGGTATCAGGTACTTCCTCGACGTTTGCGTCCGACTGGTCGTTCGCGTATGCAAGCATACTCGTATCTACGAATCGAAGCATGCGCGCGTTCGCATTCGAGTGCACAAACGGACTGTAGACGGATTGTCTCTGTTTTACGGTTCCTCTCGATGGTCTCTTGCGTCGGGGTGCCGACAGGTCCGAGTATCCTCTGTGTGGTCCACAAAGTGTAGTTGCTGCCGGCGTCCTCCAACATGCAGGCGCCCTGCACGGCGGACGACATAGGAGACTGCTTGTTCTCGATCTCTGCTGAGAGCGTTGGACGCATCGAGGACGCTCTGCGTTCGCCGACAACTTCGGCTCGGTTGTCTGAAGACTCGTCCCGCGGATGCGGACAGTCTGCAAGGGGCTTCGCGTCATGCTTCAGTGAAAGACAGACAGTGGGATGTTACTCGTGGATTGCGCGCGACGATGAGCACACGGTTGCGTCGCCGGGGCTGCCGCCCGTTGTGTCTCGGGCAGCAAGCGTGACACAGGGCCAGGCGCTGAAGGGGAGGGTGATTAAAAAGAGCAGCAAACTGGAGTTTTGTGACGAAAACGCGTACCACGATCCCCAACATCCTGTCGAGCAGCTCGTGTGCTCTGTCGACGCCTGCCAACGTCGGTGGGCGACGCAGGGGCGAGTCTCGGCGCCGTGCGCATGCGTTCGTGTCCTACGGGAACAGCAGAAGGCCTGGGCAGATGGTCCAGTGCCTTCTGTGCACCGAAGATGCAGCCTCAAGCGAGACGAGCCGTCACTTGGAGACGGACGGACGCAGGCCACAGCCACTGCGACGCCCCGTGATGAAACAGCCGTGGAAACCGGCCTTTGCTTGGGTCAGTTCGATTTCATAACGGACCGGACGAATTTAAGGGTactgcttcgtttcctttaTCCAGGCGTCACACGCTACTCTCGAGAGGCTTCAGTAGATCTCGATGTGTATGGGAACGTTTGCGTGCTGACGCGCATTTcagcagagacacgagcCCCTGATGTCGGCTACGGGCACAGTTTCGAACACTGCTGTTGTGAAACGCAGACGGTTTCgctgggagagaagggcgctGTGAAAGACGACACCTACGAGATCGTCGACCTCTCATCTTTCCACTTGGTTCAGGCCTTCACTCTCTGTGACGCCGTTCGCGTCCTTGTCCGAAGCGAGGTAGACGCGTGTTGCCACCCCGCTGCGCGAGCGGCGCCTGATTGCCCAGAAAAGTTCCAAGAAAATCGGTTCTTTGGACGTTGCGGTGCGCGCGTCGCCAATCCAGAGTACACTCCAATGGCTCAGCAAGGTCCCACGCTGTATTTGTCTCGGCAAGAACCGGCGAATCTCACGCCGTTTGAAACGGCCCTCCTGGCTCGAGAGGAGTGGCTGCTTATGGAACTAAAGAGTGTGTCAGAAAGATATGTTAGCAACATTCCGTGGTTGGACATTTATTTCCAGATGCGGCTCGGCGACATCCATAGGCTTCTTGTCGCGAGTCACACACAGGGAAAGATCGGGAGAGTTGAACTCCTAACACTTACCTCAGTAGCGGAAAAGGCTTTCCGGCAGACGCCGCACAGGAGGAACGTGACGAATCGTGCCCCCATACAGGGAGATCGCCGGTCTCCATGGACAAGTGATGATTCGAGAAATACTGCCTGTTCACGAGTGGAACCGGAGTGTGCTGCGGAGGTTGTCTATTGGTCGAGGCTGACGTCGCTGTTGTTGCAATTGAAACAGCTGGCCCTAAATCAGAGGGGCGACGACGGCAAGGCGTTTCTGAGAATTCAAGTAACCGAAGAACCTACGTTCCATGTATACCGGCGAAAACAGGGCCGACCTCGCGTATCCGCCGATATTGGTTCGGCTATCATGAAATGCTCGTTGGCGCAGAGGGTGTACGATTCCAAACCCAGTGGTTACACCTCTTCGCAGTGACTAGAGTTCGTCGCTATTTTACGGGTGAGGAAACAAATAGGGAACATCTCCAGTCCAGAGAAACATCAGGAGTGTGACACACTTGAAGCCTCCTTTTTCACAACCAACAGCAAACAGCcggctttccgttttttAAACGTTCTGTTGCAGGTACCTTTCAGGTGTGTGCTGTTTCATAGACACTCTTGTTTAAACGTAGGTTTGCGAATGTGTTTGTTTTTTGCCCCGCTGTTCGTTGCGCCTCCCCGGTTGGCGTCTGTTTACACTTTCCCGTCCCGTTCCAATTCCACCCTGAGTGAAATGAAGCCTGAACCGTTTACCAGCAAGCTCCAGTGCGTCTTGGAGTTGAGTCCGGGAAAACAGGGCAAAAACCGCGTGCTCCGTGTTTCGTAACATGGAGCCTCGCCGCGTACAAACAGCTTACAAACATGGTAGCTCATCTGGCGTGCTGATCCCTCAGCAACACGCTACCATCACCAGTGCTCAGAATAATAGCGAAACTAGCCACCGCAGGTCTTGCAGCAGCTGGCGACCACGTCTTCCGGGTAAACAGAAACAAAATAGTTCACATAACTGCAGACGATAAGGTGGTAAGGTGTCTGGGAGACGGCTAGGCTTTCCGTTTTGCTCtggccgcaggcgccgcttGCGTACCCGTGTCACGTGACCTGTACCGCTGCTAGGGAAATTTGTCGATGGGGGGCAGAAGGGAAATGATATGAAGATGTAATTGTGTGCACGAGTGCCGGCTCAGTCTTTTGCTACACTCATATTCGGCGACCACGCGGCGACTACCTCAAGGTCTAGCGTGTCTCATGTCGCATCCATTTTAGCAACCTTTTTGAAATAGTCGTAGTTGATGTGGTCACACCAAGGCTTACCCAGCACACACTCCATTCGCATAGATTTTTTTTGTAGGTAGACCTGTGGCGTTAAAAATACTTTTACTTGCCATCTCGCACCGGAAAACGCCCCGGCAGACGAGGTATTCATACTGTTGCTTTAAGGGGCTACCCTTTCGGACCGCTGTGTACGAAGCCTCTCCATTTGTGGAGCGTGCGTCTCAGAGGAGCTCAGGAACATTTGCAGACCCTAGATGTTCTGTTTGCTTTGGAGAGTAGCTCATTCTCGAAATAAATAAGTATGCTCTTCaccccccccttcccccccccaATTGGACGGTGCTAATTACGTGGAAGGCGGCAGCACCAGCTGCGACGAGAAGTCACCGGCCCCGCCCCACAAAGGGATAATTGGGAGATGACCTAACCGCTCAGTAAACGGAATCTCGTTAGTACGTGTTTTTCCGCCTACTTTTCTCAGCCTCGTCTAACCGCAGTTCGCTGCCCCCGTGGGGAGTTCTTGGTGTGCAATGCCGCAAGGGGCGATACGCGCCATCTGCGCGCTGGGCATGGAGATGTGAAAGCTAGACCCCCCGCCTTTTGAGCAGTGCTAAGGCAAATCATCCTGgggtctctttctcccctctccccccccaCCCTTTTCCCCACCTTCTTTCCCCCGAAATCGGGCGACCAGGGATTCTGCGCGCTTGCGGATTTTCTGCGTATATACAGTTGGCGGGAGTGAGCAACTGGAGGACGCTTTCGAACGCGCGGTGgtcgtgtttttctcccgTGCTCACTTTGTTCACCACGCACTCTTTCCGGGGAAACTTTGAAGAGACagctttctcttcgttctcacCAGGGGTCGCGGCGGTTCTTTTCGGGGTGTGAAGCGGCGGCGTCGGTATCGGTCAACCCATTGTGCAAATTGCCAGTGTGGCCTGTTCAACCAGAAAACTGTCGCGTTTCACCTTTGCTCTTTTTGAAGGGCACGCGGCACACAGCATGATCTGCTGTTGCTTGTTTTGCCCCGCAGACATTTCGTGTTTCCACTCGTTTTGAGTTTTTTTTGGTGGGGCGCTGGCGACTCctgtgcgcgcgcgcctttcGAGAACGATTAACAGAAAATGGAAGAGGAATTGACCCCAGAAATTCTCGCTGCCCGCGCGAAACTGCGGGAGCGGTTTGGACAGGCATCCCAGCAGCTTGGCGGGAAAGGGACTGCTcgcagaaagacgaagaaagttCACAAGTCCGTCGTCGTTGACGACAAGAAGCTCCAGCTCACCCTGAAGCGACTGGGCGTGTCGACCATCTACGGCATCGAAGAGGTTCTTATGATTCAGGACAACGGCAAAGCACTTCAGTTCCTTACTCCGAAGGTGCAAGCTGCCCCTGCCGCGAACACCTACGTCGTGTCGGGCCACTATGAGGAGAGGGCTAATATGTTTCCTGGGGGACTTCCCGGCATGTTCTCGCAGCGTGGCGCCGGAGGAGCGGGTGGGATGAACTTCGACACTTCCCTGATCACTCCGGATATGCTCCGTCAGCTGCAGCAGCATATGTCTGCCCTGAAGACAGGCGCGGGGAGTGCAGCTGAAGGTACAGCGAGCGGAGCAGGCGAGGGCGCCGCAGGGACCGACGATGccaagaagggagaggacgacgtcCCTGAGCTTGTTCAGAACTTTGAGGATGTCTCGGAGCAATGAAGTCTCGCGTATCCAGTTGCCTGCCCTTAAGTTTATGACCTCGTGTTCCCCCGTTCATAGGAAGATCTATACGAACAGTTCCGACTGTGTCGGGGACTGAGAGGCTCGTCAACAAACTCTTGCTGTGACTCTTAACTATTTTCTTAATTTCCATGCAGAAAAACAAGACGGCTTCTCTATGAGCGATGTCAACAGGCCATCGTTCACGTTGCAGTCACACTCGCCTGCCGGTTTGGGAGTTGCGCTCGAATAATGGGGAAATCTAGGAGACAAAAGGTCATATAGAGGCGACACACAAGGAGTAGATCAGCGGGATAGAAGACTCTGCCTTTCGTCAGTTTGCTTTGTATCACCGTTATGACATGCTTcgagatgcagagaaaaaataTCTGACGGGGGAGTGAAATGCGTGCATCCGCGGCATTGACAGCAATGGTTTTGCTCCGACTAGGGAACCGTGCGTGCATAACAAGGTGGTGCTGGGGCACCGCTGAACGTAATAAAAACTGAAgcacacgagaaagaagttGTAGGTCCGTGTCCGAGAGTGAAGTAGAGATCTACTCTGATAGCGAAGGCTGAGTTGCGCCGTACATCATCGGCAGTGATTACGTCACCGAACGCCCGGCCTAGCAGATGGCTCTGTTCGCCTGTTACGCGACGCTTCCCGACGACTTTAATGAGGGGGCCTTTTCTTGGAGGAAAACGCCATCTCGCCTGCTGTGAGTGGGTGGTGTGCTGAAGGTGAGTGTGAGCTCGTAGACTTAATTTCCGGTCGAGTTCACGACACAGTGGCAAATAAAACCGCCGTGAAGAGAATCTACAAGCAGGTGGCGATTCTATGGCGCTTGTATGGTAAAACTAGATAAACGCAGGACAACCAACGGCGCGGGAATGAGGAACGCTTTGAGGATGAGATGGAATTGCATGTAGCCATTGGGTCTATTTTTATTTTTAGCGTGCTCACCCAGCATCTCACAGCACAGCATGAATGTGATGTAATGTCACAAACTGGGGTGACCGGCCGTTATCATGCTCCTTTGCACTAGACTTCTTGGACATCGTCTCTTACCCGCAACAGGGTTCGTATGGAGAGAGTCGCGGTTTACAGTTTTCATCCTTTCATGGCTACTGCCTGGTAACCGGAACTCGGCATCTGTTGAAGATTTGGTTCCCTGCCAGAGGGTTTACGTTGAGCAATTCATAAGTATCACGTGAAGAAGTACTGAACCAATGAAACGATATTAGGAAGGCAGTGTCGTGCCAAGTGAAACTGAATTCGAGTGTACGTCTGTGGAAGTCTGCGGAATACCTTGTAAATACAAAATCGCAAATCGTTTACAAACACGTTTCCTCAGTGCTTCGGTGTAACCGTAACTCGCTCAAAGGCATTCCCCATCATGCAGCGGAAAATTCCCACGGCAAAATTCAGTCTGCATACGCTGTTGACGTTGACCAGGGCTCTTCATTCGTCGCTGTGAACGGTGAAGAGCGGCAGATCCTCACGACCGAGTAACTCTCTTGCATGAGAAAAAGGTAACCTGAACGTGCCTCTTTAACACGAACAACTCGTTTGCGTACAGCCAGATCTCCTTGGGCAGCTCGTTTGTCAATTTGCCCTCTCCT from Neospora caninum Liverpool complete genome, chromosome VIIb includes:
- a CDS encoding putative transcription factor btf3, whose amino-acid sequence is MQAPCTADDIGDCLFSISAESVGRIEDALRSPTTSARLSEDSSRGCGQSARGFASCFSERQTVGCYSWIARDDEHTVASPGLPPVVSRAASVTQGQALKGRVIKKSSKLEFCDENAYHDPQHPVEQLVCSVDACQRRWATQGRVSAPCACVRVLREQQKAWADGPVPSVHRRCSLKRDEPSLGDGRTQATATATPRDETAVETGLCLGQFDFITDRTNLRVLLRFLYPGVTRYSREASVDLDVYGNVCVLTRISAETRAPDVGYGHSFEHCCCETQTVSLGEKGAVKDDTYEIVDLSSFHLVQAFTLCDAVRVLVRSEVDACCHPAARAAPDCPEKFQENRFFGRCGARVANPEYTPMAQQGPTLYLSRQEPANLTPFETALLAREEWLLMELKSVSERYVSNIPWLDIYFQMRLGDIHRLLVASHTQGKIGRVELLTLTSVAEKAFRQTPHRRNVTNRAPIQGDRRSPWTSDDSRNTACSRVEPECAAEVVYWSRLTSLLLQLKQLALNQRGDDGKAFLRIQVTEEPTFHVYRRKQGRPRVSADIGSAIMKCSLAQRVYDSKPSGYTSSQ